The Saccharopolyspora gloriosae genome has a segment encoding these proteins:
- a CDS encoding DUF1003 domain-containing protein produces MPELLSRRRLDQPRPPRRFTVDFDPELFGQVSERVARFLGTGKFLFWMTVFVISWIGMNLFAVGLRWDPYPFILLNLAFSTQASYAAPLILLAQNRQDDRDRVSLEEDRARAEQTKADTEYLARELAALRLAVGEVATRDYLRVELDRLRDELPGTESAVARRRRQGSPDGREDGRRGDPEPGWHR; encoded by the coding sequence ATGCCTGAACTGCTCTCCCGGCGGCGGCTGGATCAGCCGCGGCCGCCGCGCCGGTTCACCGTGGACTTCGATCCTGAGCTGTTCGGCCAGGTCTCCGAGCGGGTCGCCCGCTTCCTCGGCACCGGGAAGTTCCTGTTCTGGATGACGGTGTTCGTGATCAGCTGGATCGGGATGAACTTGTTCGCGGTGGGACTGAGGTGGGATCCGTACCCGTTCATCCTGCTCAACCTCGCGTTCTCCACCCAGGCCTCGTATGCGGCGCCCTTGATCCTGCTCGCGCAGAACAGGCAGGACGACCGCGACCGCGTCTCGCTGGAGGAGGACCGGGCGCGCGCGGAGCAGACGAAGGCGGATACCGAGTACCTGGCCCGCGAGCTGGCCGCACTGCGGCTGGCCGTCGGCGAGGTCGCCACCCGCGACTACCTGCGCGTCGAGCTGGACCGGCTGCGCGATGAGCTGCCCGGCACGGAGAGCGCGGTCGCGCGGCGGCGGCGCCAGGGTTCTCCGGACGGTCGCGAGGACGGTCGTCGCGGTGATCCTGAGCCTGGCTGGCACCGTTAA